A single genomic interval of Devosia oryziradicis harbors:
- a CDS encoding TRAP transporter substrate-binding protein — protein MFHLPKLAATALVAATLMVSTASAQTVLRSSDTHPDGYPTVEAVKYFGELLKEKTDGRYSVEVFHSAQLGEEKDTIEQTQFGVIDLNRISIGAFGTQVPEATVTQLPYIFRSADHFHAVLDGPIGEEILAAFDKVDVVALAFYDGGARSFYNSEKPITSPADMAGMKFRVMQSDIFVDMVGALGGNATPMPYGEVYSGIQTGVIDGAENNYPSYDTAGHAEVAKFYSLDEHLMVPEVLVISKIVWDGLTPEDQALFREAAKESVAKQRELWAAKEVESKAAVEALGATINEVDKAPFIEAMKPVYDKYVTDPALKDLVARIQATEG, from the coding sequence ATGTTTCATCTGCCTAAACTGGCAGCGACGGCGCTCGTCGCTGCGACCCTGATGGTATCGACCGCCAGCGCCCAGACGGTGCTGCGCTCGTCCGATACCCATCCGGACGGTTATCCGACCGTGGAAGCGGTCAAGTATTTCGGCGAGCTGCTGAAAGAGAAGACCGACGGCCGCTATTCGGTGGAAGTGTTCCACTCGGCACAGTTGGGCGAAGAGAAGGACACGATCGAACAGACCCAGTTCGGCGTGATCGACCTCAACCGCATCTCGATCGGCGCCTTCGGTACGCAGGTGCCAGAAGCGACCGTGACCCAGTTGCCCTATATCTTCCGCTCGGCCGACCATTTCCATGCCGTGCTCGATGGCCCGATCGGCGAGGAAATCCTGGCGGCCTTCGACAAGGTCGACGTGGTGGCCCTGGCCTTCTACGACGGCGGCGCCCGCTCCTTCTACAACAGCGAGAAACCCATCACCTCGCCAGCCGACATGGCCGGCATGAAGTTCCGCGTCATGCAGTCGGACATCTTCGTGGACATGGTTGGCGCCCTGGGCGGCAACGCCACGCCGATGCCTTATGGCGAAGTCTATTCGGGTATCCAGACCGGCGTCATCGACGGCGCCGAAAACAACTATCCGAGCTACGACACTGCCGGCCACGCCGAAGTCGCCAAGTTCTACTCGCTGGACGAGCACCTGATGGTGCCCGAAGTGCTGGTCATCTCCAAGATCGTCTGGGATGGCCTCACCCCCGAGGACCAGGCGCTGTTCCGCGAAGCTGCCAAGGAATCGGTTGCCAAGCAGCGCGAGCTCTGGGCCGCCAAGGAAGTTGAATCCAAGGCTGCCGTAGAAGCCCTGGGTGCGACCATCAACGAAGTCGACAAGGCTCCCTTCATCGAAGCCATGAAGCCGGTCTACGACAAGTATGTTACCGATCCGGCCCTCAAGGACCTGGTGGCCCGCATCCAGGCCACCGAAGGCTAG
- a CDS encoding TRAP transporter small permease — MKTWLMPTSRVLGKLSNAILYLAGVGLVAMTVIVAYQVFMRFVINASPSWTEAGSIMIMTWFIFLGAAVGVRENFHMGFDVLLYVLPPGAKPWLRAISDACAFAFGFGMVFYGGELVIRYWSTRIPVLGLPTSFTYFPIVVSGVLICLFSLERILLRAAGEPIDDVAADPTITEA; from the coding sequence ATGAAGACCTGGCTCATGCCGACCAGCCGCGTGCTGGGCAAACTCTCCAATGCCATTCTGTATCTGGCCGGCGTCGGCCTTGTGGCGATGACCGTCATCGTCGCCTATCAGGTGTTTATGCGCTTCGTGATCAATGCCTCTCCGTCCTGGACCGAGGCGGGATCGATCATGATCATGACCTGGTTCATCTTCCTGGGCGCGGCCGTGGGCGTACGCGAGAACTTCCATATGGGGTTCGACGTGCTGCTCTACGTGCTGCCGCCGGGTGCCAAGCCCTGGCTGCGCGCCATCAGTGACGCCTGCGCTTTCGCCTTTGGCTTCGGCATGGTGTTCTACGGCGGCGAACTCGTCATCCGCTACTGGTCGACGCGCATTCCGGTGCTCGGGCTGCCGACTTCCTTCACCTATTTCCCGATCGTGGTGTCGGGCGTGCTGATCTGCCTGTTCTCGCTAGAGCGCATCCTCTTGCGCGCCGCAGGCGAGCCGATCGACGACGTCGCCGCCGACCCCACGATTACCGAGGCCTAA
- a CDS encoding TRAP transporter large permease translates to MEYWILFGVFTVLMMIGTPIAYCLGIASFATIVYLGRPAIVVFQQLNSGVSAFSLLAIPFFIFAGDLMMRGGIAARIISFAGSIIGHVRGGLGQVNIAASTLFGGISGSAVAEAAAVGGIMIPQMKQRGYGADYAVNVTSMAALIALLLPPSHNMIIYSLSGGGNISIADLFTAGIIPGLLLAAVLSVTAYLVAVKRGYPTEPFPGFKRAGYYFLVSIPGLMLIAIIFGGVRSGIFTATESSCIAVIYALLVTLLIYRSLNWSEFVHAVLGAVRTTAMVLFIIGAAASFAWLMAYLKVAVILTQGMANISSDPLIVLLMINVILLLLGTFMDMGPLIIITTPIFLPMVKAFGVDPVHFGVIMILNLGIGLNTPPLGPVQFVAAAVGKITVMEAMKSIWPFYLAGIIVLGLVTYIPALSLWLPAVFRG, encoded by the coding sequence ATGGAATACTGGATCCTGTTCGGCGTCTTCACCGTGCTGATGATGATCGGCACGCCTATTGCTTACTGCCTGGGCATCGCCAGCTTCGCCACCATTGTCTACCTGGGCCGGCCGGCCATCGTGGTGTTCCAGCAGCTCAATTCAGGCGTGTCGGCATTCTCTCTCCTGGCCATTCCGTTCTTTATCTTTGCCGGCGACCTGATGATGCGCGGCGGGATCGCAGCGCGGATCATCTCGTTCGCCGGCTCGATCATCGGCCATGTGCGTGGCGGGCTGGGGCAGGTCAATATCGCGGCCTCGACCCTGTTCGGCGGCATTTCCGGCTCGGCCGTCGCCGAAGCCGCTGCGGTTGGCGGCATCATGATCCCGCAGATGAAGCAGCGCGGCTATGGCGCCGACTATGCGGTCAACGTCACCTCGATGGCAGCGCTGATCGCATTGCTGCTGCCGCCCAGCCACAACATGATCATCTATTCGCTCTCGGGTGGCGGCAACATCTCGATTGCCGACCTGTTCACGGCCGGCATCATTCCCGGCCTGCTGCTGGCGGCGGTGCTCAGCGTCACGGCCTATCTCGTGGCGGTCAAACGCGGCTATCCGACCGAGCCGTTTCCCGGATTCAAGCGGGCGGGCTACTATTTCCTCGTTTCCATCCCCGGACTGATGCTGATCGCCATCATCTTCGGCGGCGTGCGTTCGGGCATCTTTACGGCGACGGAATCATCCTGCATCGCGGTGATCTATGCGCTGCTGGTGACGCTGCTCATCTACCGGTCGCTGAACTGGAGCGAGTTCGTGCATGCGGTGCTCGGCGCCGTGCGGACGACGGCCATGGTGCTGTTCATCATCGGTGCGGCAGCATCCTTCGCGTGGCTGATGGCCTATCTCAAGGTGGCGGTCATCCTCACGCAGGGCATGGCCAATATTTCGTCGGATCCGCTGATCGTCCTGCTGATGATCAATGTGATCCTGCTGCTGCTGGGCACCTTCATGGATATGGGCCCGCTGATCATCATCACGACCCCAATCTTCCTGCCCATGGTCAAGGCCTTCGGTGTCGATCCGGTGCATTTCGGGGTGATCATGATCCTCAACCTGGGCATCGGGCTCAACACGCCACCCCTGGGGCCGGTACAATTCGTGGCTGCCGCAGTGGGCAAGATCACGGTCATGGAAGCGATGAAGAGCATCTGGCCGTTCTACCTGGCGGGCATCATCGTGCTGGGCCTGGTGACCTACATCCCGGCACTTTCGCTCTGGCTGCCAGCGGTATTCCGGGGGTAG
- a CDS encoding FadR/GntR family transcriptional regulator, which translates to MSDDIAIPGRKPKLADLVIGTLRKRISAGEYRAGAKLPTESQMTTIFGVSRTVVREAIAALSADGLVQSRQGAGVFVVGSAASPFNAIGADSSNKISVALNVLEVRMGIEIESAGLAAIRRSASQDAAIQEAWNEFERLLKVGTPTGKTDFAFHRAIAAATNNPFYIEVLDGLGSRTIPCDVASPWGTESVLTYEYQAGLQREHLAILRAISAQDAEGAREAMRQHLSLSQERYRNRLREQTTAKQE; encoded by the coding sequence CTGAGTGACGATATAGCCATTCCGGGGCGCAAGCCGAAGCTGGCCGACCTGGTGATCGGCACACTGCGCAAGCGCATCAGCGCGGGCGAGTACCGCGCCGGTGCCAAGCTGCCCACCGAGAGCCAGATGACGACGATATTCGGCGTCAGCCGGACCGTGGTGCGCGAGGCGATAGCGGCTTTGTCGGCGGATGGGCTGGTGCAGTCACGCCAGGGAGCGGGGGTGTTTGTCGTCGGCAGTGCGGCGAGCCCTTTCAACGCGATCGGGGCGGACTCGTCCAACAAGATCTCGGTGGCGCTCAATGTGCTCGAAGTGCGCATGGGCATCGAAATCGAGTCTGCAGGACTGGCCGCCATCCGGCGCAGTGCCAGCCAGGACGCGGCGATCCAAGAGGCCTGGAATGAGTTCGAGCGGTTGCTCAAGGTGGGCACGCCGACCGGGAAAACCGACTTCGCCTTCCACCGGGCCATCGCCGCAGCAACCAACAATCCGTTCTATATCGAAGTGCTGGATGGGCTGGGGAGCAGGACCATTCCCTGCGACGTCGCCTCACCCTGGGGCACCGAGAGCGTCCTGACCTATGAATATCAGGCCGGCTTGCAGCGCGAGCACTTGGCTATCCTGCGGGCCATTTCGGCGCAGGATGCCGAGGGCGCCCGCGAAGCCATGCGCCAGCATCTCTCGCTCAGCCAGGAGCGCTATCGCAACCGCCTGCGCGAACAGACGACCGCCAAACAGGAATAA
- the kduI gene encoding 5-dehydro-4-deoxy-D-glucuronate isomerase, producing MTTDFDIRFAIDPVSASTMNTEELRDHFLINDLFVPGAVNWTYTHYDRMAVGSAAPNGKPLKLETIKPTGTENFLDRRELIAANIGEAGTITVDGTDYAVGSRDMLYVGMGAKDVQFAGDGAKYYLLSAPAHASYPTTLIKQSDAKRLDLGSQETANERSIFQFVNADSVKTCQLVVGLTSFAPGSVWNTMPAHIHDRRMEAYLYFDLKPDAFVVHLMGEPDETRHLIVRNEEAVISPPWSIHSGAGTGAYTFIWAMAGDNVDYTDVDKIGMDELL from the coding sequence ATGACCACCGACTTCGACATCCGTTTCGCCATCGATCCGGTGAGCGCCTCGACCATGAATACCGAGGAACTGCGCGACCACTTCCTGATCAATGACCTCTTCGTCCCGGGCGCGGTCAACTGGACCTATACCCACTATGACCGCATGGCTGTCGGTAGTGCGGCGCCGAATGGCAAACCGCTGAAGCTCGAAACCATCAAGCCGACTGGCACCGAGAACTTTCTCGATCGCCGCGAACTGATTGCCGCCAATATCGGCGAAGCAGGCACCATCACGGTCGATGGCACTGACTATGCCGTAGGTTCCCGTGACATGCTCTATGTCGGCATGGGCGCCAAGGACGTGCAGTTTGCCGGCGATGGCGCTAAGTACTACCTCCTCAGTGCACCGGCCCATGCGAGCTACCCGACGACGCTGATCAAGCAGAGCGACGCGAAGCGGCTCGACCTGGGCAGCCAGGAAACGGCCAACGAGCGCTCGATCTTCCAGTTCGTCAACGCCGACAGCGTCAAGACCTGCCAGCTGGTGGTGGGGCTGACGAGCTTTGCGCCGGGCTCGGTGTGGAACACCATGCCGGCGCATATCCACGACCGGCGCATGGAGGCTTACCTTTATTTCGACCTCAAACCGGATGCTTTCGTGGTTCACCTGATGGGCGAGCCTGACGAAACACGGCACCTGATCGTGCGCAACGAGGAAGCAGTGATTTCGCCGCCCTGGTCGATCCATTCGGGTGCGGGTACCGGCGCTTACACCTTCATCTGGGCCATGGCCGGCGACAATGTCGACTATACCGATGTCGACAAGATCGGCATGGACGAGCTGCTGTGA
- the kduD gene encoding 2-dehydro-3-deoxy-D-gluconate 5-dehydrogenase KduD, translating to MTDLSAFSLSGKTILVTGANTGIGQGIALGIGRAGGRVIGVGRSSMDETAALMAGQGADFIEVRADLGSTSAAQAMFEKAWETHGPIDGLVNNAGIIKRVDAVDFTETDWDQVMDINLKTMFFLSQALGRKAIAGGRPAKIVNISSMLSFQGGIRVASYTASKSGVLGITRLLANEWAAKGINVNSIAPGYIETNNTEALRADPDRSASILARIPAGRWGVPSDIGDAAVFLLSQASNYMHGAAIPVDGGWLAR from the coding sequence GTGACCGACCTTTCCGCGTTCAGCCTCAGCGGCAAGACCATCCTGGTCACCGGCGCCAATACCGGCATCGGGCAGGGCATTGCGCTGGGCATCGGGCGGGCCGGCGGCCGGGTCATCGGTGTCGGACGGTCCAGCATGGACGAGACCGCAGCGCTGATGGCGGGGCAGGGGGCCGATTTCATCGAAGTTCGGGCTGACCTGGGGTCGACGTCTGCGGCGCAGGCCATGTTCGAGAAGGCTTGGGAAACCCATGGCCCCATCGATGGGCTGGTCAACAATGCCGGCATAATCAAGCGCGTCGATGCGGTGGATTTCACCGAGACCGATTGGGACCAGGTGATGGACATCAACCTCAAGACGATGTTCTTCCTGTCGCAGGCGCTGGGCAGGAAGGCCATCGCAGGTGGACGGCCGGCCAAGATCGTCAACATCTCCTCGATGCTCAGCTTCCAGGGCGGGATTCGCGTAGCCAGTTATACGGCGTCGAAAAGCGGTGTGCTGGGGATCACCCGGCTGCTGGCCAATGAGTGGGCGGCCAAGGGCATCAACGTCAATTCGATCGCCCCGGGCTATATTGAGACCAACAACACCGAGGCCCTGCGGGCCGATCCGGATCGCTCGGCGTCCATCCTGGCACGCATTCCCGCCGGGCGCTGGGGAGTTCCCTCCGATATCGGCGATGCAGCAGTTTTCCTGCTGTCGCAGGCGTCCAATTACATGCATGGCGCCGCCATCCCGGTGGATGGCGGCTGGCTCGCGAGGTAG
- a CDS encoding cupin domain-containing protein, whose protein sequence is MSDQKFFAQPNETEWTELAPGNTRRVLIHTPELMQVEFGFEQGAIGALHSHPHIQVSYVAEGRFEVTIDGQTQVVEQGGSFIVPSGLEHGVVALTRGRLVDVFTPMRADFV, encoded by the coding sequence ATGAGCGACCAGAAATTCTTTGCCCAACCCAACGAAACCGAGTGGACCGAGCTGGCGCCGGGCAATACCCGCCGGGTGCTCATCCATACGCCGGAGCTGATGCAGGTCGAGTTCGGATTCGAGCAGGGTGCAATCGGCGCGCTGCACAGCCATCCGCATATCCAGGTGAGCTACGTCGCAGAAGGCCGGTTCGAAGTGACCATCGATGGGCAAACCCAGGTGGTGGAACAGGGTGGCAGCTTCATCGTGCCGTCCGGGCTCGAGCATGGCGTGGTGGCGCTGACGCGCGGCCGGTTGGTGGATGTATTTACGCCGATGCGGGCGGATTTCGTTTAG
- a CDS encoding trimeric intracellular cation channel family protein produces MLLTAFYIAVAAEAMTAALAAGRRNMDWFGVCLIACVTALGGGTMRDILLDHYPLVWVQNPYLLLLVCGSALATIPLARLVERLRWPFLLLDALGLVVFTVIGCNIGIEAGVHPIIVIVAGMVTGTAGGILRDVLCNDVPLIFQGELYATVSMVAGIIYYLGLIGGMPVDLMALVAIAAGFTLRVLALAFKWEMPKFVYDREMRK; encoded by the coding sequence ATGCTGCTGACCGCCTTCTACATTGCTGTTGCCGCAGAAGCGATGACCGCCGCGCTGGCGGCCGGACGACGGAACATGGATTGGTTCGGCGTTTGCCTCATCGCCTGCGTCACTGCCCTGGGTGGGGGCACGATGCGCGACATTTTGCTGGATCACTATCCGCTGGTCTGGGTGCAAAACCCCTACCTGCTGTTGCTGGTGTGCGGTTCGGCGCTGGCAACAATTCCATTGGCCCGGCTGGTCGAGCGGCTGCGTTGGCCATTTCTGCTGCTCGATGCGCTGGGCCTGGTGGTGTTCACGGTGATCGGCTGCAATATCGGCATCGAGGCTGGGGTACACCCGATCATCGTCATCGTGGCCGGCATGGTGACGGGGACGGCAGGCGGTATCCTGCGCGACGTGCTGTGCAACGACGTGCCGCTCATCTTTCAGGGCGAACTGTATGCCACGGTCTCCATGGTGGCCGGCATCATCTACTATCTGGGCCTGATCGGCGGCATGCCGGTCGACCTCATGGCGCTTGTCGCCATCGCGGCGGGGTTTACGTTGCGCGTACTGGCATTGGCTTTCAAATGGGAAATGCCCAAGTTCGTCTATGATCGCGAGATGCGCAAATGA
- a CDS encoding DUF4326 domain-containing protein, with protein sequence MRPQRIVLSRRAGFDLQAISRALNGLPAQSVARPGPWGNPFTIDDVMTETGLDKDAAQAEAVARFGRWMRGEIEGPKPPPAREKIRAALAGKNLACWCRAGSPCHVDTLLKLANAA encoded by the coding sequence ATGAGGCCCCAGCGTATCGTCCTGTCGCGACGCGCCGGTTTTGACTTGCAGGCGATTTCGCGGGCACTGAACGGGCTGCCGGCGCAATCCGTGGCGCGACCAGGGCCTTGGGGCAATCCCTTCACTATCGATGACGTAATGACGGAGACCGGCCTCGACAAGGACGCCGCGCAAGCTGAAGCCGTGGCGCGATTTGGACGCTGGATGCGTGGCGAGATCGAGGGACCCAAGCCGCCGCCCGCGCGCGAGAAAATCCGTGCCGCGCTTGCAGGCAAGAACCTCGCCTGCTGGTGCCGGGCGGGCTCGCCGTGCCACGTGGATACGCTGCTGAAACTCGCGAATGCCGCCTAG
- the uxuA gene encoding mannonate dehydratase, whose protein sequence is MRQTWRWFGPKDLCSIDDITQVGAEGVVSALHHIPNGVVWTPEEIAKRHQEIRTRKDGTPSGLTWDVVESLPVSEDIKKQKNAWREHIENYKISMKHLADSGIEVICYNFMPVLDWTRTDLRWAVPNGGSCMRFDINDFAAFDIHVLKRQGAATDYTNAIADEAERRFAGMDDAARKQLARNVTMGLPGSTESMSLDDVQAHLDEYGAITRERLRANFVDFLDAVIPTAEDLGMRLCCHPDDPPFALLGLPRVMSTAEDYQHILDAVDSPSNGMTFCTGSLGARPDNDLPAMFERFADKVHFLHLRNVKRDTTDIVGSFYEAEHLAGDTDMVAVIAAVVREERRRRAAGRKDAIIPMRPDHGQDILDDLGRRSQPGYPTIGRMKGLAELRGVMTALEHAELGL, encoded by the coding sequence TTGCGACAGACGTGGCGGTGGTTCGGACCCAAGGACCTGTGCAGCATCGACGACATCACCCAGGTCGGTGCCGAAGGCGTCGTCAGTGCCCTGCACCACATCCCCAATGGGGTGGTGTGGACGCCCGAGGAGATCGCCAAGCGTCACCAGGAAATCCGGACCCGCAAGGACGGCACGCCTTCCGGCCTCACCTGGGACGTGGTCGAAAGCCTGCCGGTATCCGAGGATATCAAGAAGCAGAAGAACGCCTGGCGCGAGCATATCGAGAACTACAAGATTTCGATGAAGCACCTCGCCGACAGCGGCATCGAGGTGATCTGCTACAATTTCATGCCGGTGCTTGATTGGACGCGCACCGACCTGCGTTGGGCGGTGCCCAATGGCGGCTCGTGCATGCGCTTCGACATCAACGATTTCGCCGCCTTCGACATCCATGTGCTCAAGCGGCAGGGTGCGGCGACCGACTACACCAATGCCATTGCCGATGAGGCGGAGCGGCGCTTTGCCGGCATGGATGACGCGGCGCGCAAGCAACTCGCGCGCAACGTCACCATGGGCCTGCCGGGCTCGACCGAGTCAATGTCGCTCGACGACGTGCAGGCGCATCTGGACGAATATGGCGCCATCACGCGCGAGCGGCTGCGTGCCAATTTCGTGGATTTCCTGGATGCGGTGATACCCACCGCGGAGGACCTGGGGATGCGGCTGTGCTGCCACCCCGACGATCCGCCGTTCGCCCTGCTTGGCCTGCCGCGCGTGATGTCGACCGCGGAGGACTACCAGCACATTCTCGACGCCGTGGACAGCCCGTCCAACGGCATGACCTTCTGCACGGGATCCTTGGGCGCGCGGCCGGACAATGACCTGCCCGCCATGTTCGAGCGCTTCGCCGACAAGGTACATTTCCTGCATCTGCGCAACGTCAAGCGCGACACGACCGACATTGTTGGCTCGTTCTATGAGGCAGAGCACCTTGCAGGCGACACGGATATGGTCGCTGTGATCGCCGCGGTTGTGCGCGAGGAACGTCGACGCCGGGCAGCGGGGCGGAAGGATGCCATCATCCCCATGCGCCCGGACCACGGCCAGGATATTCTGGACGACCTGGGACGTCGGTCGCAGCCGGGCTACCCGACCATCGGCCGGATGAAGGGTCTCGCCGAATTGCGCGGCGTGATGACCGCATTGGAGCATGCCGAACTGGGGCTCTGA
- a CDS encoding ATP-binding protein translates to MAFLTFLQRVMNWFVPEHLSGDLHTRKRVQMFIISHVFGPIIATPIPVFLWFADPQPWPQVTILAASIYGFWPFLALVKLFPRAYTPLAMASVLNLTFCILWGTYNYGGTSSPFLVWLVLVPLLAFMYLGSTWTARIFVFGQIILGIAGLYGIYLYGNFPNHIPVENMVVAGVLSALGSNIYVFMMAAYYSSVVDSQSELIKEIDRHQATLKALTRAKDEAERANRAKSEFLAKMSHELRTPLNAVLGYSELMLEDAELEGRSEQIADLQKISAAGKHLLAMVNDILDISKIEAGKMVLHVENVDLDQLIDDVEATARPLVAKNSNSFAVERGHNLGTMRADITKLRQAIFNLLSNAAKFTHNGQITLSVKRDGDWMEIAVRDTGIGISPEQQKALFTNFSQANSKIAAVYGGTGLGLSLSQNLCRLMGGRIELESELGKGSRFIIRLPAQSEHDPAEPLASPLRLRPRQSTEVSIHAEDRPDTAEATLAEASPQPADPDQRARLLVVDDDRNFLELAERLFVREGYTPICTDAPQSALQIARTAKPTAIFLDILMPGFDGWDVLAALKADPITADIPVFMISILSERSKALAAGADGIVMKPFDGSKVKAALAGLKATRGRARAKAANG, encoded by the coding sequence GTGGCTTTCCTGACCTTTCTGCAGCGGGTGATGAACTGGTTCGTCCCCGAGCACCTCAGCGGTGACCTGCATACGCGCAAGCGTGTGCAGATGTTCATCATCAGCCATGTGTTCGGTCCGATCATTGCCACGCCGATCCCGGTGTTTCTGTGGTTCGCCGATCCGCAGCCCTGGCCGCAGGTGACGATCCTGGCGGCGTCGATCTATGGCTTTTGGCCATTCCTGGCGCTGGTCAAACTGTTTCCGCGGGCCTACACGCCACTGGCCATGGCATCGGTGCTGAACCTGACGTTCTGTATCCTGTGGGGCACCTACAATTACGGCGGCACCAGTTCCCCGTTCCTGGTCTGGCTGGTGCTGGTGCCACTGCTGGCCTTCATGTATCTGGGCTCGACCTGGACGGCGCGAATTTTCGTCTTTGGCCAGATTATACTGGGCATTGCCGGGCTCTACGGCATCTACCTCTATGGCAACTTCCCCAACCATATTCCCGTGGAGAACATGGTGGTGGCGGGGGTGCTGTCCGCCCTTGGCTCGAACATCTACGTCTTCATGATGGCAGCTTACTATTCCAGCGTGGTGGACAGCCAGTCGGAGCTGATCAAGGAGATCGACCGGCATCAGGCAACGCTCAAGGCGCTGACGCGCGCCAAGGACGAGGCGGAGCGCGCCAACAGGGCGAAGTCGGAATTCCTGGCCAAGATGAGCCATGAACTGCGCACGCCGCTCAATGCCGTGCTGGGCTATTCCGAACTCATGCTCGAGGATGCAGAGCTGGAGGGGCGAAGCGAGCAGATTGCCGACCTCCAGAAGATCAGCGCCGCAGGCAAGCACTTGCTGGCGATGGTCAACGATATTCTGGATATCTCCAAGATCGAAGCAGGCAAGATGGTCCTGCACGTGGAGAATGTAGACCTCGACCAGTTGATCGATGACGTGGAGGCGACGGCCCGCCCGCTGGTTGCCAAGAATTCCAACAGCTTTGCCGTCGAGCGTGGGCACAATCTGGGGACAATGCGCGCCGACATCACCAAGCTGCGGCAAGCAATCTTCAACCTGCTCTCCAATGCGGCCAAATTCACGCATAACGGCCAGATAACCCTCTCGGTCAAGCGGGACGGGGATTGGATGGAAATTGCCGTCCGCGATACCGGAATCGGCATTTCGCCCGAGCAGCAGAAGGCGCTGTTCACCAATTTCAGCCAGGCAAACTCCAAGATTGCGGCGGTCTATGGTGGCACCGGGCTTGGCTTGTCACTCAGCCAGAACCTGTGCCGTTTGATGGGCGGCAGGATCGAACTGGAGAGCGAGTTGGGCAAAGGCAGCCGCTTCATCATCCGGTTGCCAGCACAGTCGGAACACGACCCCGCCGAGCCATTGGCATCGCCGCTGCGTCTGCGGCCACGTCAATCAACGGAAGTTTCCATTCACGCCGAGGACCGGCCAGATACTGCCGAAGCCACGCTGGCGGAGGCCAGTCCGCAGCCGGCCGACCCCGACCAGCGTGCTCGCCTGCTGGTGGTGGATGATGACCGGAATTTCCTGGAACTGGCGGAACGTCTTTTCGTGCGCGAGGGCTACACGCCCATCTGCACCGATGCTCCCCAATCGGCGCTGCAAATCGCCCGTACGGCCAAGCCAACGGCGATTTTTCTTGATATACTGATGCCCGGCTTCGATGGCTGGGATGTGCTGGCGGCGCTCAAGGCCGATCCGATCACCGCCGATATCCCGGTTTTCATGATCTCGATCCTGAGCGAGCGCTCGAAGGCCCTGGCAGCAGGAGCGGACGGGATCGTGATGAAGCCGTTCGACGGCAGCAAGGTCAAGGCGGCCTTGGCCGGGCTCAAGGCCACGCGCGGACGCGCGCGTGCCAAAGCCGCCAACGGATAG
- a CDS encoding response regulator — MALVLIVEDNPINRDVLGRRLERRGFSIRFAEDGPSGIAAAKALMPDVILMDIGLGEMDGCEATRRILADPEMAKLPIIALTASAFESDRANALAAGCIDFETKPVDLPRLLGKMQVVLGPKTPPAAMNFG; from the coding sequence ATGGCCCTGGTTCTGATCGTCGAGGACAATCCGATCAATCGCGACGTGCTTGGCCGGCGGCTGGAGCGACGTGGATTTTCCATCCGCTTTGCCGAGGACGGACCGAGCGGCATCGCGGCTGCCAAGGCATTGATGCCGGATGTGATCCTGATGGATATCGGCCTCGGCGAGATGGATGGCTGCGAAGCGACGCGCCGCATTCTTGCCGACCCCGAAATGGCCAAGCTGCCGATCATCGCACTGACTGCCAGCGCTTTCGAAAGTGATCGCGCCAATGCTCTGGCGGCAGGCTGCATCGACTTTGAGACCAAGCCAGTGGACCTGCCGCGCTTGCTGGGCAAAATGCAGGTCGTACTGGGGCCCAAGACGCCTCCTGCAGCCATGAACTTCGGCTAG